A part of Gossypium hirsutum isolate 1008001.06 chromosome A07, Gossypium_hirsutum_v2.1, whole genome shotgun sequence genomic DNA contains:
- the LOC107955402 gene encoding uncharacterized protein, protein MIQLLFLVLFAEGAMAFLLLVKIGPLRELVIKSIDQLKMGKGPATVKTVAGTMSVILLSSLMSIVKIQNKGAKLGTMSPMDQVLWRTHLLEASLIGFTLFLGFIIDRMHHYIKKLIGLRSRVGSSKEEAERIEKERIQLKEKDDKASKEIKLLKEEISTLSENLKKLKSESEEKDKKIETAEAHVASLQKQSADLLLEYDRLLEDNQNLQNQALGYKS, encoded by the exons ATGATTCAGTTGTTGTTTTTGGTCCTTTTTGCGGAGGGTGCAATGGCGTTCCTTCTATTGGTAAAGATTGGGCCTTTGAGAGAGCTTGTGATAAAGAGCATAGATCAATTAAAGATGGGGAAAGGTCCAGCTACTGTGAAAACTGTTGCAGGTACTATGTCTGTGATTCTTTTATCCAGTCTGATGAGCATTGTTAAGATCCAGAACAAGGGTGCAAAGCTTGGAACCATGTCACCTATGGATCAGGTTCTTTGGAGGACACACTTGCTTGAAGCTTCACTCATCG GTTTTACTCTATTTCTCGGTTTCATAATTGATCGCATGCACCATTATATTAAAAAACTTATTGGGTTGAGGAGTAGGGTGGGATCTTCTAAAGAGGAAGCTGAACGTATAGAGAAAGAGAGAATACAGCTTAAAGAAAAAGACGACAAAGCCTCCAAGGAGATAAAGCTACTGAAAGAAGAAATCTCTACTTTATCAGAGAATTTGAAGAAGCTGAAATCAGAATCTGAAGAGAAAGACAAGAAGATCGAAACTGCCGAAGCGCACGTTGCTTCTCTACAAAAACAATCCGCGGATTTGCTACTCGAATATGATCGTTTATTAGAAGATAACCAAAATCTTCAGAATCAAGCTTTAGGGTACAAAAGTTGA
- the LOC107955401 gene encoding putative pentatricopeptide repeat-containing protein At3g25060, mitochondrial: protein MQSLKWRKHLKPLLLACKDKKPIAKIHALMIQTGHKNSVGNLIASYARVGDILSARKVFDKLSNRRVDSWNAMILAYSRKSFPEEVLDLYRQMIMEGIKPDSTTFTMTIKACVSLMDMEMGEEIWRKAVDFGYQKDVFVASSVLNLYVKCGKMDEAMVVFNGMPRKDLVCWTTMVTGLAQSGRASEAIDSYRKMQMEGMEGDNVMMLGLIQASVNLGDSKLGRTIHGYMVRKGFSMDVVVQTSLVDMYAKNGYLEYALHVFKMPTKNDISWGALISGLAQNGFARNALELLVQMQGCGFKPDSMSLVGALLACSQCGLLKLGKSIHGCITRRLDLEPVSGTAMIDMYAKCGSLSYAHALFDRIVSKDIISWNAMLASYGVHGHGKRALSLFLQMTKMSLKPDRATFASLLSALSHSGMVNEGRYWFNLMVNEYGIQPTEKHYACMVDLLARAGLVEEAYKLIGSMNNKPGVAVWVALLSGCRNHGKLSMGEMAAKKVLELNPDDLGIHALVSNFFAMGNMWDEVAVVKKLMKDSGKRKVPGYSVLDVNGKLHAFLMGDKSHQEYKAIATVLDNLDCEMSFIVK, encoded by the coding sequence ATGCAGTCTCTTAAATGGCGAAAACATCTTAAACCTCTGCTCTTAGCCTGCAAAGACAAGAAACCCATAGCAAAAATTCACGCCTTGATGATCCAAACCGGCCATAAAAACTCCGTTGGCAATCTTATAGCATCTTATGCCCGAGTTGGTGATATATTGTCAGCTCGCAAAGTGTTCGATAAATTGTCTAATAGAAGGGTAGATTCATGGAATGCAATGATCCTTGCCTATTCTCGTAAAAGTTTTCCAGAAGAAGTTCTGGATTTGTATCGTCAGATGATTATGGAAGGCATTAAGCCTGACAGCACCACTTTCACCATGACTATTAAGGCCTGTGTTAGCTTGATGGACATGGAAATGGGGGAGGAGATTTGGCGTAAAGCAGTGGATTTCGGATATCAGAAGGATGTGTTTGTGGCGTCTTCCGTTTTGAATTTGTATGTCAAATGTGGGAAAATGGATGAGGCAATGGTAGTGTTTAACGGGATGCCAAGAAAGGATCTTGTCTGTTGGACTACTATGGTAACAGGGCTGGCGCAGAGTGGACGGGCAAGTGAGGCCATTGATTCGTATAGAAAAATGCAAATGGAAGGGATGGAAGGAGATAATGTTATGATGTTGGGGTTGATTCAAGCATCCGTAAATCTCGGGGACTCGAAGTTGGGACGTACAATTCATGGATATATGGTTAGGAAAGGTTTTTCCATGGACGTCGTGGTTCAAACTAGCCTTGTTGATATGTATGCTAAGAATGGATACTTGGAATATGCTTTGCATGTCTTCAAGATGCCAACAAAGAATGATATTTCTTGGGGTGCATTGATATCTGGCTTAGCTCAAAATGGCTTTGCTAGGAATGCCCTGGAGTTGTTGGTACAGATGCAGGGTTGTGGATTTAAGCCGGACTCAATGTCCCTTGTGGGTGCTCTTCTGGCATGTTCGCAATGCGGGTTGTTAAAATTGGGTAAATCCATACATGGATGTATCACTAGAAGGCTTGATTTGGAACCAGTTTCTGGCACAGCAATGATTGACATGTATGCGAAATGTGGATCGCTTTCATACGCCCATGCACTCTTCGATCGGATAGTTTCTAAAGATATAATCTCTTGGAATGCAATGCTTGCTAGCTACGGAGTACATGGGCATGGGAAGAGAGCTCTATCACTCTTCCTCCAGATGACAAAAATGAGCTTAAAACCTGATCGTGCAACTTTTGCGTCACTTCTCTCAGCTCTCAGCCACTCGGGAATGGTTAACGAAGGTCGATACTGGTTTAATCTCATGGTAAATGAATATGGTATCCAACCAACTGAGAAGCACTACGCTTGTATGGTCGATCTTTTAGCTCGTGCGGGACTTGTGGAAGAAGCTTATAAACTAATAGGGTCTATGAACAACAAACCCGGGGTGGCTGTGTGGGTTGCTCTCCTGTCTGGCTGCCGTAATCACGGGAAGTTGTCAATGGGGGAAATGGCAGCAAAGAAAGTCCTCGAGTTAAATCCAGACGACTTGGGAATTCATGCGCTGGTCTCGAACTTCTTCGCCATGGGAAACATGTGGGATGAAGTTGCTGTTGTAAAGAAACTCATGAAAGACTCGGGGAAGAGGAAAGTACCTGGATACAGTGTATTGGATGTGAATGGGAAGCTCCATGCTTTCCTTATGGGAGATAAAAGCCACCAAGAATATAAAGCTATAGCAACCGTACTGGATAATTTAGACTGTGAGATGAGTTTCATAGTCAAATGA
- the LOC107925834 gene encoding GPI transamidase component PIG-S yields the protein MAEISEAQDSDSSKLLDSDSKAPQRPDSEPEFEPKLMRKSKPGLKRLFLTFSVLFSFLLGFPFLWKSVEIYRSPLPFREIDSLSTQLRSDTLLFPLHFHALFVGFDSDPDRLRRSILSEITKLTSQNPKCSDNYTLSVTVDLGSRCLRGPTSSPHSSSYQCGSVTAAAFVQNDDVAVDERLASVFGGKTKEYSVAVVKGGSERAVVGKYRHAWMVVGDGSDVGMAAVKVAEVLVKVFINGGREEGLIRNEFMPVGADGKIVLSFNLLNADPHDWVYDWDFEKIDDTLLTPMIEALGPVANISVESQVLYHTPKASFSYWNQKLESYVFSTKDLPFFVNSNEWHLDTSIAAGGRSKILQFAVYVPSAKECPLLLQLPNGEISKTNGFISPMWGGVIVWNPQGCLKDSEFKPSAKNIIPIQDLENMFEVFIGQFRQLFGFKSLNVYTNASGDWNLLPSERGFTEWELDVLSWQHTCFNLHSCATTLGSLSRLVQSLPRMIIKDEIGKQVKLSLEAAKLALSNASSGVYESSAASSSQARSLAEDAFFDPSIMSVSYYSFEHCFAVYSPFFLPVSMHVVLAALRELKRYKQEKAKYLAWKAKANTAT from the exons ATGGCCGAAATCTCAGAAGCTCAAGACTCCGATTCCTCCAAATTACTCGACAGTGATAGTAAAGCACCACAACGACCCGATTCTGAACCCGAATTCGAGCCCAAATTGATGCGTAAAAGCAAACCCGGATTGAAGCGCCTCTTTCTTACTTTCTCCGTCCTCTTCTCTTTCCTCCTTG GTTTCCCATTCTTATGGAAATCAGTCGAAATCTACCGTTCTCCTCTGCCGTTTCGCGAAATCGACTCGCTCTCGACTCAGCTCCGATCCGACACTTTACTCTTTCCGCTCCATTTCCACGCCCTTTTCGTGGGATTCGATTCCGATCCGGATCGCCTCCGTCGGTCAATCCTCTCCGAAATTACAAAACTGACCTCTCAAAACCCTAAATGCTCGGACAACTACACTCTCTCCGTCACCGTGGACTTAGGTTCCCGTTGCCTCCGAGGCCCAACCTCGTCCCCACATTCGAGTTCTTACCAGTGCGGATCGGTCACCGCCGCTGCTTTTGTCCAGAACGATGACGTGGCGGTCGATGAGAGGTTGGCGTCGGTTTTTGGTGGGAAAACCAAGGAGTATAGTGTGGCGGTGGTGAAGGGTGGGAGTGAGAGAGCTGTTGTTGGGAAGTATAGGCACGCGTGGATGGTGGTTGGCGATGGCAGCGATGTGGGGATGGCAGCGGTGAAGGTTGCGGAAGTGCTTGTCAAGGTGTTCATTAATGGAGGGAGAGAGGAAGGGTTGATCCGGAATGAGTTTATGCCTGTTGGAGCCGATGGAAAGATTGTTCTTTCCTTTAATTTGCTCAATGCGGATCCCCATGATTGGGTTTATGATTG GGATTTTGAAAAGATTGATGATACCTTGTTAACGCCTATGATAGAGGCTTTGGGACCTGTGGCAAACATCAGTGTAGAGAGTCAG GTTTTGTACCATACACCAAAGGCCTCATTCTCTTATTGGAATCAAAAGTTGGAGAGCTATGTCTTTAGCACCAAAGATCTTCCTTTCTTT GTAAATTCCAATGAATGGCACTTGGATACTTCAATTGCAGCTGGTGGGCGATCAAAGATATTGCAATTTGCGGT ATATGTACCATCTGCAAAGGAATGCCCTCTTCTTCTCCAGCTTCCAAATGGAGAGATTTCTAAGACAAATGGCTTTATATCTCCA ATGTGGGGAGGTGTTATTGTTTGGAATCCCCAAGGCTGTTTAAAGGATTCAGAATTCAAGCCCAGTGCCAAGAACATAATTCCCATACAG GACCTTGAGAATATGTTTGAAGTATTCATTGGGCAATTCCGGCAACTATTTGGTTTCAAATCTTTGAATGTTTACACGAATGCATCAGGCGATTGGAACCTTCTGCCTAGTGAAAGAGGTTTTACCGAGTG GGAATTGGACGTCTTGTCATGGCAACACACGTGTTTTAATCTTCATTCATGTGCTACGACACTTGGATCTCTTTCAAGATTG GTTCAATCACTGCCAAGGATGATTATCAAGGATGAGATAGGAAAACAG GTAAAGCTTTCTCTTGAAGCAGCAAAGCTGGCACTAAGTAATGCCTCTAGTGGAGTGTATGAATCTTCAGCTG CTTCATCCAGTCAGGCAAGGTCTCTGGCAGAGGATGCCTTTTTCGACCCATCTATTATGTCTGTCAGCTACTATTCTTTTGAGCACTGCTTTGCTGTCTACTCG CCATTCTTTTTGCCCGTTTCGATGCATGTTGTGCTTGCAGCCCTAAGAGAACTAAAAAGATATAAGCAAGAAAAGGCCAAGTACCTAGCTTGGAAGGCTAAAGCAAACACGGCAACATAA
- the LOC107955403 gene encoding ankyrin repeat and SAM domain-containing protein 6 isoform X1, with the protein MYADRVEEDAGKRSVKERPNGNPSGNFIPRRQIAGKRQRQDDKWEHDLYQEDGPNVSNRKVDARDLRLKLQRKSLQNVSQSGRGTLSGVRDLREKLSGTMNAQPINADPPKQKVKVAQPARKSVAVETPEPEPSRAANTPARKKAKQSVDTSVEGFLQSLGLEKYAITFQAEEVDMTALVHMTDGDLKALGIPMVFPTLEESSPLHFQGPRKKIILELESRG; encoded by the exons ATGTACGCTGATCGGGTGGAGGAGGATGCTGGGAAAAGGTCGGTGAAGGAGAGACCCAATGGCAATCCCTCCGGTAACTTCATTCCTCGGCGTCAAATAGCTGGCAAAAG ACAGAGGCAAGATGACAAGTGGGAACATGATCTTTACCAAGAAGATGGACCTAATGTTTCAA ATCGTAAAGTCGATGCTCGAGATCTTCGGTTGAAGTTGCAAAGGAAAAGTCTGCAAAATGTGTCTCAAAGTGGAAGGGGAACTCTCTCAGGTGTCCGTGATCTTCGGGAAAAGTTATCTGGAACAATGAATGCACAGCCAATAAATGCTGATCCGCCAAAACAAAAAGTGAAGGTTGCCCAACCAGCCAGGAAAAGTGTAGCGGTTGAAACTCCTGAACCAGAGCCTAGTAGAGCTGCAAATACTCCAGCAAGAAAGAAGGCTAAGCAAAGC GTTGATACATCCGTGGAGGGCTTCCTCCAGTCCTTGGGTCTTGAAAAATATGCAATCACTTTTCAAGCTGAGGAA GTTGATATGACTGCACTTGTACACATGACAGATGGGGATCTAAAAGCTTTAGGCATACCAATG GTGTTCCCAACACTTGAAGAATCTTCTCCTTTGCATTTCCAGGGACCAAGAAAAAAGATAATTCTGGAATTGGAGTCAAGAGGCTGA
- the LOC107955403 gene encoding ankyrin repeat and SAM domain-containing protein 6 isoform X2, with product MYADRVEEDAGKRSVKERPNGNPSGNFIPRRQIAGKRQRQDDKWEHDLYQEDGPNVSNRKVDARDLRLKLQRKSLQNVSQSGRGTLSGVRDLREKLSGTMNAQPINADPPKQKVKVAQPARKSVAVETPEPEPSRAANTPARKKAKQSVDTSVEGFLQSLGLEKYAITFQAEEVDMTALVHMTDGDLKALGIPMGPRKKIILELESRG from the exons ATGTACGCTGATCGGGTGGAGGAGGATGCTGGGAAAAGGTCGGTGAAGGAGAGACCCAATGGCAATCCCTCCGGTAACTTCATTCCTCGGCGTCAAATAGCTGGCAAAAG ACAGAGGCAAGATGACAAGTGGGAACATGATCTTTACCAAGAAGATGGACCTAATGTTTCAA ATCGTAAAGTCGATGCTCGAGATCTTCGGTTGAAGTTGCAAAGGAAAAGTCTGCAAAATGTGTCTCAAAGTGGAAGGGGAACTCTCTCAGGTGTCCGTGATCTTCGGGAAAAGTTATCTGGAACAATGAATGCACAGCCAATAAATGCTGATCCGCCAAAACAAAAAGTGAAGGTTGCCCAACCAGCCAGGAAAAGTGTAGCGGTTGAAACTCCTGAACCAGAGCCTAGTAGAGCTGCAAATACTCCAGCAAGAAAGAAGGCTAAGCAAAGC GTTGATACATCCGTGGAGGGCTTCCTCCAGTCCTTGGGTCTTGAAAAATATGCAATCACTTTTCAAGCTGAGGAA GTTGATATGACTGCACTTGTACACATGACAGATGGGGATCTAAAAGCTTTAGGCATACCAATG GGACCAAGAAAAAAGATAATTCTGGAATTGGAGTCAAGAGGCTGA